From one Oceanibaculum indicum P24 genomic stretch:
- the tsaB gene encoding tRNA (adenosine(37)-N6)-threonylcarbamoyltransferase complex dimerization subunit type 1 TsaB, which produces MLRRGAGEWPGGRIEGIPVNILALDSALSACSVAVLADGAVRAVQRQAMARGQAEALLPMARAALQGAGLAFADLDRLAVTVGPGSFTGLRIGLAAARGLALATGLPLTGITTLEALAAGTDPAARRGRTVVALIDSRRGDVFMQAFDADAKPLSEPASADPAVLDAVLPAGPLLLAGDAAPAALDLLLKAGRDAELAADSESPDPVIVARLAAARPRPDGPVTALYLRAPDVSLPRAPVLRVS; this is translated from the coding sequence ATGCTCCGGCGTGGCGCGGGAGAGTGGCCGGGCGGACGGATCGAAGGGATACCGGTGAATATTCTGGCTCTTGATAGCGCGCTTTCCGCCTGTTCGGTCGCGGTGCTGGCCGATGGCGCGGTCCGCGCGGTGCAGCGTCAGGCGATGGCGCGCGGCCAGGCGGAGGCGCTGCTGCCGATGGCGCGCGCAGCGCTGCAGGGGGCCGGCCTTGCGTTTGCCGATCTCGACCGGCTGGCCGTGACCGTCGGTCCCGGCTCCTTCACCGGCCTGCGCATCGGGCTGGCAGCGGCGCGCGGCCTCGCGCTGGCAACCGGTCTTCCCCTTACTGGAATCACCACGCTTGAGGCGCTGGCTGCCGGCACCGATCCGGCAGCGCGCCGGGGGCGGACCGTCGTGGCGCTGATCGATTCGCGGCGCGGCGATGTTTTCATGCAGGCCTTCGATGCGGATGCGAAGCCGCTGTCGGAACCGGCTTCGGCCGATCCGGCGGTGCTGGATGCCGTGCTGCCGGCCGGACCGCTGCTGCTGGCGGGCGATGCTGCGCCGGCCGCGCTGGACCTCCTTCTGAAGGCGGGCCGCGATGCCGAGCTGGCGGCAGACAGCGAATCGCCCGATCCGGTGATTGTCGCGCGGCTGGCGGCGGCACGTCCCCGGCCCGATGGTCCGGTCACCGCCCTCTATCTGCGGGCGCCGGATGTCAGCCTGCCGCGCGCGCCCGTTCTGCGCGTCTCCTGA
- the ddpX gene encoding D-alanyl-D-alanine dipeptidase, whose protein sequence is MLVEITEAGHGVVLALAYATADNITGRPIYGRAGCYLHTEAEAKLRRAVALAAPLGYRLKILDAFRPLEAQWALWHALPDPDFVSDPRSGARPHCRGAAIDLTLIDGSGAELDMGTGFDAATPLSWHGSLGVSVEAQRNRHLLLGIMSAAGWDFYEKEWWHYQLFQPRRLPILSDSVLRPGLMKQP, encoded by the coding sequence ATGCTGGTCGAAATCACCGAGGCTGGGCATGGCGTGGTGCTGGCGCTGGCCTATGCCACAGCCGACAATATCACGGGCCGGCCGATCTATGGCCGTGCCGGCTGTTATCTGCATACCGAGGCGGAGGCGAAGCTGCGCCGCGCTGTGGCGCTGGCAGCGCCCCTCGGCTACCGCCTCAAGATTCTCGACGCCTTCCGGCCGCTGGAGGCGCAATGGGCGCTGTGGCACGCCCTGCCCGACCCGGATTTCGTCTCCGACCCGCGCTCCGGCGCAAGGCCGCACTGCCGGGGCGCTGCCATCGACCTGACGCTGATCGATGGCAGCGGTGCCGAACTCGATATGGGGACGGGCTTCGATGCGGCAACGCCACTATCCTGGCATGGCAGCCTCGGCGTTTCCGTTGAGGCGCAGCGCAACCGCCATCTGCTGCTGGGCATCATGTCGGCCGCCGGCTGGGATTTCTACGAGAAGGAGTGGTGGCATTATCAGCTGTTCCAGCCGCGCCGCCTGCCGATCCTGAGCGACAGCGTCCTGCGGCCCGGCCTGATGAAGCAGCCCTGA
- a CDS encoding polysaccharide deacetylase family protein, with product MARMIPAFLARTSLCGAVLALFAATTPFATAQDRQAGIEGASAVVLMYHRFGEEDLPSTSIRIDQFEAHLAELKSGGYQVLPLSRIVAALRDRKPLPDRAVAITIDDAYRSVYLEAWPRLRAAGLPFTLFVSTDVIQRGGDYMSWDEIRELARGGVEIGNQTASHPHLPTLPLDKARDDIRAANARIEEETGKKPAFLAYPYGEYSTAIRDIVAAEGFQAAFGQHSGVAHSQMDRYQLPRFPLNENYGGLDRFRLVANALPLPVSDLTPNDPVLTGRNPPAIGFTVLPGIGDTAQLDCFASRQGRTHMERLPAGRIEIRLAEPLPAGRSRINCTMLGPEARWRWFGLQFYVPEN from the coding sequence ATGGCGCGGATGATCCCAGCTTTTCTTGCCAGGACTTCTCTGTGCGGTGCCGTCCTGGCGCTGTTCGCCGCAACGACACCCTTCGCAACGGCCCAGGACCGTCAGGCCGGCATCGAGGGCGCCTCGGCGGTCGTGCTGATGTACCACCGGTTCGGCGAGGAGGATCTGCCCTCGACCAGCATCCGCATCGACCAGTTCGAGGCGCATCTGGCGGAGCTTAAGAGCGGCGGCTACCAGGTGCTGCCCCTGTCGCGCATCGTCGCTGCCCTGCGCGACCGCAAACCACTGCCCGACCGCGCCGTCGCCATCACCATCGACGACGCCTACCGCTCGGTCTATCTGGAGGCCTGGCCGCGGCTGCGCGCCGCCGGCCTTCCCTTCACCCTGTTCGTCTCGACCGACGTGATCCAGCGCGGCGGCGACTATATGAGCTGGGATGAAATCCGCGAACTGGCGCGCGGCGGCGTCGAGATCGGCAACCAGACCGCCAGCCATCCGCACCTGCCGACCCTGCCGCTCGACAAGGCGCGGGACGATATCCGCGCGGCCAATGCGCGCATTGAGGAGGAGACCGGCAAGAAGCCGGCCTTCCTGGCCTATCCTTACGGGGAATATTCGACCGCGATCCGCGATATCGTGGCGGCGGAAGGTTTCCAGGCGGCCTTTGGTCAGCATTCCGGCGTGGCGCACAGCCAGATGGACCGTTATCAGCTGCCGCGCTTCCCGCTGAACGAGAATTATGGCGGGCTGGACCGCTTCCGCCTGGTCGCCAATGCGCTGCCGCTGCCGGTGAGTGACCTGACGCCGAACGACCCGGTGCTGACCGGCCGGAATCCGCCGGCTATCGGTTTCACCGTCCTGCCGGGAATCGGCGACACGGCGCAGCTCGACTGCTTCGCCTCCCGTCAGGGCCGCACCCATATGGAAAGGCTGCCGGCGGGCCGGATCGAGATCCGGCTGGCGGAACCGCTGCCGGCGGGCCGGTCGCGCATCAACTGCACCATGCTGGGCCCGGAGGCCCGCTGGCGCTGGTTCGGCCTGCAGTTCTACGTGCCGGAAAACTGA
- a CDS encoding glucosaminidase domain-containing protein produces MRKPDFATSSLGLLATAVVLLQATAILAGPTLPYYPVSGDRQAGPAATATALQAPRADAITAAVRVRQAAALPRVRLFTGASTAPLPGTVTSVRRSHEARQLFELAGYDLAAVRAGESAVPRLFLAQVPVDLRKLREVEERKTLFIKTVLPLILRVNEEIAEDRSRLLALDARLKAGAVPGPMERRWLDSLAAAYGVEAEDGALPNLAALLLRVDEIPVALALAQSIEESGWGTSRFAREGNALYGQYAWSDSAGLKPANAGADAAHVVRSFDRVIDAAAAYSLNLNTHPAYRDFRAARARMRAAGTPLDAEALAGHLLRYSERGADYVRTLRIIIRANRLEELQQASLASGMVVAMAEETPVRRGES; encoded by the coding sequence ATGCGGAAGCCCGATTTCGCGACTTCTTCCCTCGGCCTGCTGGCCACCGCCGTGGTCCTGTTGCAGGCGACGGCGATCCTCGCCGGACCCACCCTGCCCTATTATCCCGTATCGGGAGACCGGCAGGCCGGCCCGGCGGCGACCGCCACCGCCCTTCAGGCCCCGCGTGCGGATGCGATTACAGCCGCTGTCCGGGTCCGGCAGGCCGCCGCCCTGCCGCGGGTACGGCTGTTCACCGGCGCCAGCACCGCGCCGCTGCCGGGGACCGTGACCAGCGTCCGCCGCAGCCATGAAGCGCGCCAGCTGTTCGAGCTGGCCGGCTACGATCTGGCAGCCGTGCGCGCCGGCGAAAGCGCCGTGCCGCGGCTCTTCCTGGCGCAGGTGCCGGTTGATCTGCGCAAGCTGCGCGAGGTTGAGGAACGCAAGACGCTGTTCATCAAGACGGTCCTGCCGCTGATCCTGCGGGTGAATGAGGAAATCGCCGAGGATCGCAGCCGCCTGCTGGCGCTGGATGCGCGGCTGAAGGCGGGTGCCGTGCCAGGCCCGATGGAGCGGCGCTGGCTGGACAGCCTCGCCGCCGCCTATGGTGTCGAGGCGGAGGATGGCGCCCTGCCCAACCTGGCGGCACTGCTGCTGCGCGTGGACGAGATTCCGGTGGCGCTGGCGCTGGCGCAATCCATCGAGGAGAGCGGCTGGGGCACTTCCCGCTTCGCGCGAGAGGGCAATGCGCTGTATGGCCAGTATGCCTGGAGTGATTCAGCGGGGCTGAAGCCGGCCAATGCCGGGGCGGATGCCGCCCATGTGGTGCGCAGCTTCGACCGCGTCATCGACGCGGCGGCGGCTTACAGCCTGAACCTCAACACCCATCCGGCCTATCGCGATTTCCGCGCGGCGCGGGCCAGGATGCGGGCAGCCGGCACGCCGCTGGATGCCGAGGCGCTGGCCGGCCACCTGCTGCGCTATTCCGAGCGCGGTGCCGATTACGTGCGCACGCTGCGCATCATCATCCGGGCCAACCGTCTGGAGGAGCTGCAGCAGGCCAGCCTCGCCAGCGGCATGGTCGTGGCGATGGCGGAAGAGACCCCGGTGCGGCGCGGCGAAAGCTGA
- a CDS encoding NifU family protein, which yields MFIQTESTPNPATLKFLPGRSVMEEGTADFADAEAAKRSPLAKRLFAVDGVTGVFFGADFVSVAKRDDKEWYVLKPAVLGAIMEHFTAGDPLLLADDSADAAPAGEDSEIVQTIKELLDTRVRPAVAQDGGDIVFKGFEDGVVYLHMQGACAGCPSSTATLKMGIENLLKHYIPEVAEVRAAM from the coding sequence ATGTTCATCCAGACCGAATCGACGCCGAACCCGGCAACCCTGAAGTTCCTGCCCGGGCGCAGCGTGATGGAAGAAGGCACGGCGGATTTCGCCGATGCCGAAGCGGCCAAGCGCTCGCCCCTCGCCAAGCGGCTGTTCGCCGTCGATGGCGTGACCGGCGTGTTCTTCGGGGCCGACTTCGTGAGCGTCGCCAAGCGCGACGACAAGGAATGGTACGTGCTGAAGCCGGCCGTTCTGGGGGCGATCATGGAGCATTTCACGGCGGGCGATCCGCTGCTGCTGGCCGATGACTCGGCCGATGCGGCCCCGGCCGGCGAGGATAGCGAGATCGTGCAGACCATCAAGGAACTGCTCGATACCCGCGTCCGCCCGGCGGTTGCCCAGGATGGCGGCGACATCGTCTTCAAGGGTTTCGAAGATGGCGTCGTCTATCTCCACATGCAGGGTGCCTGCGCCGGCTGTCCCAGCTCGACCGCGACCCTGAAGATGGGCATCGAGAATCTGCTGAAGCACTATATCCCTGAGGTGGCGGAGGTGCGTGCCGCGATGTAG
- the trpS gene encoding tryptophan--tRNA ligase, which translates to MSNNLIFSGIQPTGNLHLGNYLGAIRNWVKLQHDFDCIFCVVDLHAITIPQDPAVLRSSIREVAAGMIAAGVDPKKNILFNQSRVPAHAELAWVLNCIARIGWLNRMTQFKDKAGKNRDNATVGLYVYPNLMAADILAYKATHVPVGDDQKQHLELARDIAQAFNSQFGVDFFPLPEPQIFKTAARVMSLRDGTKKMSKSDASDQSRINLTDGPDEIAQKLKRAKTDPLPLPETEAELEDRPEAANLIGIYAALSDRSAAEVVAEFAGKGFAEFKPRLAELAVSVLGPIGLEMQRLTKDPGYVDQVLREGGEKANAIAAPIVDQVHDIVGFLR; encoded by the coding sequence ATGTCCAATAATCTGATCTTTTCCGGCATCCAGCCGACCGGAAACCTGCATCTCGGCAATTATCTGGGCGCGATCCGCAACTGGGTGAAGCTGCAGCACGATTTCGACTGCATCTTCTGCGTTGTCGATCTGCACGCCATCACCATCCCGCAGGACCCGGCGGTGCTGCGCTCCAGCATCCGCGAGGTGGCGGCCGGCATGATTGCTGCCGGCGTCGATCCGAAGAAGAACATTCTGTTCAACCAGAGCCGCGTGCCGGCCCATGCCGAGCTTGCCTGGGTGCTGAACTGCATCGCCCGCATCGGCTGGCTGAACCGGATGACCCAGTTCAAGGACAAGGCCGGCAAGAATCGCGACAACGCCACGGTCGGGCTGTATGTCTATCCGAACCTGATGGCCGCCGACATCCTGGCCTACAAGGCGACGCATGTGCCGGTCGGCGATGACCAGAAGCAGCATCTGGAGCTGGCGCGTGATATCGCGCAGGCCTTCAACAGCCAGTTCGGCGTCGATTTCTTCCCGCTGCCGGAGCCGCAAATCTTCAAGACCGCCGCGCGCGTGATGAGCCTGCGCGACGGCACCAAGAAGATGAGCAAGTCGGATGCCTCCGACCAGAGCCGCATCAACCTGACCGACGGGCCGGACGAGATCGCGCAGAAGCTGAAGCGCGCCAAGACCGACCCGCTGCCGTTGCCGGAGACGGAGGCGGAGCTGGAAGACCGGCCGGAAGCCGCCAACCTGATCGGCATCTATGCCGCGCTGTCCGACCGCTCCGCCGCCGAGGTGGTTGCGGAGTTTGCCGGCAAGGGCTTCGCCGAGTTCAAGCCGCGCCTCGCCGAGCTTGCGGTGTCGGTGCTGGGGCCCATCGGGCTGGAGATGCAGCGCCTGACCAAGGACCCCGGCTATGTCGATCAGGTCCTGCGCGAGGGCGGGGAAAAGGCCAATGCCATCGCCGCGCCGATCGTCGATCAGGTGCACGATATTGTCGGTTTCCTGCGGTAA
- the murJ gene encoding murein biosynthesis integral membrane protein MurJ — protein sequence MSMLRHIATVGGYTLASRLTGFARDILIAALVGAGPVADAFFVAFKFPNFFRRLSGEGAFTIAFVPMVSGLLTTQGREAALDFAQRTLAVMAVIMLGFLAVMEVIMPWAMHAIAPGFAADPAKFDLAVELSRITFPYLPLISFVALIGGLLNATDRFAAMAAAPILLNICLILSLFALVPYAETPGHALAWGVLIAGFGQFFFLLAAARRNGLPMRLVRPRLTPDLRKLFRLMLPAAVGAGVMQINLLVDVLLASLLPTGAISYLYYADRVNQLPLGVVGIAIGTALLPLLSRQVKAGEDAAALVSQNRALEVALLLTLPATAGLVVLAGPIVEVLFQRGAFTAADAQATGLALAAYALGLPAYVAVKVLAPGFYAREDTATPVKVAVAAMLANILVGVVLMQFIAHVGLALATAFSSWLNVALLGTILARRGGFAPDARLRGRAWRILLASLLMAGLLVAGLEVWAMSRGVEPVLRAALLAGLVASGALLYGIACQITGAARWGELKGMLRRKS from the coding sequence ATGTCGATGCTGCGCCACATCGCCACGGTCGGCGGCTACACGCTGGCAAGCCGGTTGACCGGCTTTGCCCGCGATATCCTTATCGCCGCGCTGGTGGGCGCGGGGCCGGTGGCGGACGCCTTCTTCGTCGCCTTCAAGTTCCCCAACTTCTTCCGCCGGCTGTCCGGCGAGGGCGCCTTCACCATCGCCTTCGTGCCGATGGTCTCCGGCCTGCTCACGACACAGGGCCGGGAAGCGGCGTTGGATTTCGCGCAGCGCACGCTGGCGGTGATGGCCGTCATCATGCTGGGCTTCCTCGCCGTGATGGAGGTCATCATGCCCTGGGCGATGCATGCCATCGCCCCCGGCTTCGCCGCCGATCCGGCCAAGTTCGACCTCGCGGTGGAGCTGTCGCGCATCACCTTCCCCTATCTGCCGCTGATCTCCTTCGTGGCGCTGATCGGCGGGCTGCTGAACGCGACCGACCGGTTCGCGGCGATGGCGGCGGCGCCCATCCTGCTGAACATCTGCCTGATCCTGTCGCTGTTCGCGCTGGTGCCCTATGCCGAGACGCCGGGCCATGCGCTGGCCTGGGGCGTGCTGATCGCGGGTTTCGGGCAATTCTTCTTCCTGCTGGCGGCGGCGCGGCGCAACGGGCTGCCGATGCGCCTCGTGCGGCCGCGCCTCACGCCCGACCTCCGCAAGCTGTTCCGCCTGATGCTGCCGGCCGCTGTCGGGGCGGGCGTCATGCAGATCAATTTGCTGGTCGATGTGCTGCTGGCCTCGCTGCTGCCGACGGGCGCGATCTCCTACCTCTATTACGCCGACCGGGTGAACCAGCTGCCGCTGGGCGTGGTCGGCATCGCCATTGGCACGGCGCTGCTGCCGCTGCTGTCGCGCCAGGTGAAGGCCGGCGAGGATGCGGCGGCGCTGGTCAGCCAGAACCGCGCGCTGGAGGTGGCATTGCTGCTCACATTGCCGGCGACGGCGGGGCTGGTGGTGCTGGCTGGCCCGATTGTCGAGGTGCTGTTCCAGCGCGGCGCCTTCACGGCGGCGGATGCGCAGGCCACCGGGCTGGCGCTGGCGGCCTATGCGCTGGGACTGCCGGCCTATGTCGCGGTGAAGGTGCTGGCGCCGGGCTTCTATGCCCGCGAGGATACGGCCACGCCGGTGAAGGTCGCGGTCGCCGCGATGCTGGCCAATATCCTTGTCGGTGTGGTGCTGATGCAATTCATCGCCCATGTCGGGCTGGCGCTGGCGACCGCCTTCTCATCCTGGCTGAACGTTGCCCTGCTGGGGACGATCCTGGCGCGGCGCGGCGGCTTCGCGCCGGATGCAAGGCTGCGCGGCCGGGCCTGGCGCATCCTGCTTGCCAGCCTTCTGATGGCGGGGCTGCTGGTCGCCGGGCTGGAGGTCTGGGCGATGAGCCGGGGCGTCGAGCCTGTACTGCGCGCGGCCCTGCTGGCCGGCCTCGTTGCGTCAGGCGCCCTGCTCTATGGCATCGCCTGCCAGATCACCGGCGCGGCCCGCTGGGGCGAGCTGAAGGGCATGCTGCGCCGAAAGTCCTGA